One Erythrobacter aureus DNA segment encodes these proteins:
- a CDS encoding NAD(P)/FAD-dependent oxidoreductase codes for MNAFPFRELSPWLSEPEDRQPLLLGHTRADVAIVGGGYTGLSTALALRESGLSVALVEQDFCGSGASGRNAGHLTPTIGKDLPTLLRHFGEQRTGDLVGFAEEAVRHTEKVIVRLSLDCDYRPVGNVIAGLHARHRPPLERAARVAEMVGAPFHFLDEADVRARDLPQFVKFGAIEASGGHLHPGKYVQGLRRAVLQAGVELFEDTSVTSIERKGSRVHLRTASGSLDCEKLVLATNAYTPSTLGRMAYRVFPLRVSLFRTRPLSTAEWDRVGWARREGIYTAHESLENFRPLPDGRILGGSKVVQYAFGSKLAPGSQPSAFQTLTDLFRKRFPELRDVAIEDFWGGWIAMTLDFLPFFGADKSDRIVHAMGYNGHGIAQATFAGSMAADLVMGRRNRWVELLRRHSLPLPPEPFRWLGVKALLGYLGRIDAKVDHDLSRP; via the coding sequence TTGAACGCCTTCCCTTTCCGTGAGCTGAGCCCCTGGCTCTCCGAACCGGAAGACCGGCAACCGCTCCTGCTCGGACATACACGCGCCGATGTCGCAATTGTCGGCGGCGGCTATACGGGCCTTTCCACCGCCTTGGCGCTGCGCGAAAGTGGGCTGTCGGTCGCACTGGTCGAGCAGGATTTCTGCGGGTCCGGAGCGAGCGGGCGCAATGCCGGACATCTGACCCCGACCATCGGTAAGGACCTGCCTACGCTGCTGAGACATTTCGGGGAGCAACGCACCGGTGATCTCGTTGGCTTCGCGGAAGAGGCGGTCAGGCATACAGAGAAGGTGATCGTGCGGTTATCGCTCGATTGCGACTATCGCCCAGTGGGCAATGTAATTGCCGGCCTGCATGCCCGCCATCGCCCACCGCTGGAGCGCGCGGCCCGGGTCGCGGAGATGGTCGGCGCCCCTTTTCATTTTCTCGACGAGGCCGATGTGCGTGCGCGCGACCTCCCGCAATTCGTCAAATTCGGCGCGATCGAGGCCAGCGGCGGGCATCTTCACCCGGGCAAGTACGTACAGGGATTACGGCGAGCCGTATTGCAAGCCGGGGTCGAATTGTTCGAAGACACCTCCGTAACCTCGATCGAACGGAAAGGCAGCCGGGTCCATCTCCGAACCGCCAGCGGATCGCTCGATTGCGAGAAGCTGGTGTTGGCGACGAATGCCTATACGCCCTCGACCCTCGGCCGGATGGCCTATCGCGTCTTCCCGCTGCGGGTGTCCCTTTTTCGCACCCGGCCGCTGTCGACGGCGGAATGGGACAGGGTCGGCTGGGCACGCCGCGAAGGCATCTATACCGCGCATGAATCGCTCGAAAATTTTCGCCCCCTGCCCGATGGGAGAATCCTCGGGGGCTCGAAGGTCGTTCAATATGCCTTCGGCAGCAAGCTCGCCCCCGGGTCGCAGCCATCGGCTTTTCAAACCCTGACGGACCTGTTCCGCAAGCGGTTTCCCGAACTCCGGGATGTCGCGATCGAAGATTTCTGGGGAGGATGGATCGCGATGACGCTGGATTTCCTGCCCTTCTTCGGTGCCGACAAATCGGACCGGATCGTCCACGCAATGGGCTATAACGGGCACGGTATCGCGCAGGCGACCTTCGCCGGATCGATGGCGGCCGACCTTGTCATGGGCCGTCGAAACCGCTGGGTCGAACTTCTCCGCCGCCACTCGCTTCCCCTGCCTCCCGAGCCGTTCCGGTGGCTCGGAGTGAAAGCGCTGCTGGGCTATCTTGGCAGGATCGATGCGAAGGTCGATCACGATCTCTCTCGTCCCTAG